atcatatcacacagcccctcctgggcccatcaaatcagtcatccatcacaatacgcaaaatttcaatttagtccttattattgatcatttttgcaaaaactgcccaaacaaactctaaaaattataaaactttgccccgcggtccttagcaatattactaagctattgcaaaaagaatcgtaattttctaagctatcacgaatattttatggatttttaatcctatttaagcactagaaaattacgaaaaagtaaggttggggtttacctttgccaattccgacttcggggacgcactcgggacatctgacaatgggggggtagccaaaacctcggtccaattcggagacttttccggtaacgggtctgtctggcccgaaatttgcagacccggtcaactgtcgaatttccgcgaatcgaggatacctacacgaagcccataacacgggggttagtacataaatttttcagaattttctaagctcatttaatgctcggaaaaatactgcgaagttccgtgggacccaccaaaaaacggtgtcagaaaaattcgaaatttatgtcgttgcgaagctctggATGAGTGGAGCGtgttggtagcctcggttttctcgtgggattcacggtttttgagaaatctagcccaaaagttgaaatgggctaaaatcttcccgagcaaaaatcggacaaaccgcttgatggatttcggcgttcttggtgtctatggaaagctctcgccgagtagatgattttagacacaagacccggtccaattggtggctggATCGGCGGTTGGCGAGGAAGCGAAGCAGCTGCAGCGTGCGAGGAGGAGAGATCGCGCGTTTCCCGGGCGGCGGCCGGCTGTGGTGGCGGTGGCGGCCGATGGTGGGGTGGCAGGGTGGTGGCGCGTggcggggaggagagagaaaagagagagaaaagggagagggaacgacgcgcgcggggaagaaaaagggaagaaggaaaaggccggtccgatttgatcggtccgatccggtccggttcgattcggccggttcgattcagaatacaaaattttaaatttttactctgcctcgggaccgaaaacgaggtccaaaaattccgaaaaaattccagaaaactcagaaaaatacatagactccaaatatatttttagttttgccacgtggtctttaaattaatttttaaaaatcatcaaagtttatattttcggaaaatcgaacctgatttttaaaatccgaaaaatctcaaaaaaattcctaaaatttaaataaaattaaaataccaaaaatgctcataaaatttaaaattttggggtgttacaaatcgACTTTGAATTCGGGTAGGGTGATTTTCACGAATACCCTAACCGTTGCCATCCTTACATTGAAGTACAGATCCCCAGCCACACAATAAACTTAGCCAACCAAAAACCTCCACAATCACGCATTAATTTgatttcttgtttattttagtttagcatgattttggttcgattttgattcgattttgattcaaattttggtgaagaatcaaaacaaaaaaaaaaaatctatacttTGAAGAATAGAATACGAAAAAAATCCTTCAAGTTgagcttttttcttttttaaataatctatactttcaattttaatttttaaggcaTTCAACTGACTTGCCAATTCAACATAATTAAACTACCAGATCAAGTTTCAGTGAACATAATAGTAAACTAAAACtgaagtaaaaaattaaaaaaaaaaaataaagaaaatggcGCCTAGGTTCCATTTCGATTCGTGGTCAGGGTTGGTCCTAAACCGAATCAAAAGTCCTCAATTATTTTtcccttttttaaaaaaaaaaaaaaattagtcaaattactttttttatttaattatgtataGTAATTATGTTAATTTCCTTTAATTATGTCAACTATACTATTTCATTTTTTTCAATTATGttaattttctataattatttaattagttttatttatttttctaagtatgttaattttttttattgttatgtTATATGTAATGATTTCCGCTTtccttaattataattaaatattttccttaatttttgttttcaattttccttaattatgttataattataattaaatgaaaatttttttccttaaataatttgattaaattgcatttattattatgttgcaaATTATAATTAATCCGAAAAATTTTCTTGTATatcaaattttctttatttttcatcttaattttttttgtttgtttctAGTTTGAACTGGATGAACGAGTCAAACTAGTAGTCCAATTGAATTCTAAATTATGTCaatgataatattttattttttttctcaattatgttattttttttatatttatgttgTGGTGTTTTCtatgattatttaattttattataaagtaaaattacttcattataaaaaaaataaaagtatttaAGGAAATTTTACATgagatttttataaattaatatttttttataaaataactaattataaaaattttattaacttaattacaaaaattttattaatccaataaaaaaagtaaagtttttttataaaaaaatatatatatattatttttttaaaaaaaatctaatagaTAAATTATGAATCTAATAGATAAATTATGCAagacaaattttattaaaaaaaattataggaaTAGGTTACATATTCATCATAGGaaacactaaaataattaaaatagtaCTCATATGCTCACACACTTTACATAAGACATTTTCAAATGAATGTGTAATTTGTTAcaattttttaatgaaatttgacacataatttttttattgaattttttaaaattattatatgtattttttatatataaagaaACTTTAGTTGTTTCTCTTgaactaataaaattttcataattaactatttatatgaaaaaaagaattaatttataataatttcattttcagtaataacataattttattttattataaaatcaaGTAATCATAAAATACTGTTTATCTTATATGTATTGATTTTCTCTGTCCTTAATTATATTatgattgcaagaaattaaatattttccttaattttgtttttcaaatttccttaattttgttatatttataattaaatgaaaaattttttccttaaattgtttgaataatttgCCTTGATTATatttcaaattataattaatcaaaACCATTTCCTTCTACATCAAATTTCCtataattttcaaattaatttctttttatttcccCCTACTTCGAACTGGATCAATGAACCTGAGTTAATCTCTTTGTTCCTCTTTTCCCAATTTGCAAGTACTTTCACCCCACAGATTAAGTAGTCAAAGCAATCTGAATTAGCAATCTAATAATCATTTgcaaagagaaattaaagaaaatatgcaATTTTATCAACAAGAATAAAGagattaagaaaaaaattaagaaactaGGAATTATGCTATCAAATCTTAAGCAAGAATTAACTATAGCAACAGAGAAATAACAAAGAAAGGGCAAGAAGAAAGTATATGGGAATGAGGGCAGGAAAAGGGAAGATGGggttaaaagaaaaaataaattcataatagattACAAGATGGTACAAATTCCTCCAGAAGAAGAATGGACTTGGGATTTTGGCTGCCCTGTTTCTCTACAAATCAGCTATAGCAAAGTCTCACAAACATGATCCAAGGGAGTAGGCATCAAATCCAAACTCTCCATCCATTAGCATCGACTCGTTTTGCTCCTGCTTCAAATACACAGATGTGAGTTGCAGAAGGAAAGAAAAATTCAGGATAACAGAGTAAAAGAGAAGACACGAAAGAAACTACTCTTATTTTGGATTAAATTAGAACAATAGCTGtagcaatataaataaaaatttagaaatgtaGTAATAATTAAGATCTTCCCTTTTATCAGCCATTCTCAACACTTACAGTTGATCATTGATAATATAATACACAAATAATTACACTTGGGGTGAATAAAGAACTTGGCACTTAGAAAATCTCTCATTTCTTTCACTCCAAGAACAGACCACATTGTCTCCAGTGTCAAAAGTTATAAAATTTTCAGTAGGTAAATTGCATTGGCTCAAAAGTCATTGAACCCATACTACTGCACCACAAAGACTGTGCAAAGACAGGCCAGCTTTTCCTTTATAATTTAATCACAACATTTGTGCTTTGGTCTTGTTTCAGTTTACAAGCATCAGATCAAATAAAAAGGGTTCTGTTTTTCTCGACAAGTTTTGcatattgaattttcacaattcagTCATCTCTTTTATCATCATGACCATAAGCAAACTTCCCTGACACCCACAAATTTTTCTATAATCTGCTCCTAACCAAGATTCATGCCAGAAATATATATTAAAGAAAGGAGAGTGTTAAGCTGATTCTGCCTACATATACCGTTCAATATGCATTAAGTGATGCTTTTTTGCAAGTCTGACAGAAATTATACTCAAATACAAGTTGCCAGAACAAAGTGCAAACTAGAAAAACGAATCATCAAAATCATAGGTTCACTAAAGCAGGATCTGTACCTATCTTAATTTTAATGTTAAAGAGAAACAGAGAGAATGAGTAAATTATATTCTTCTACTACTACCCACTGCACTATTGAAATCACTACCATGGCATTCCTAGGTTAATGGGTCTGATTACATCGTTATAATACTAGACATCGTAGATGTGTTGTAGCCAACAAGTGTAGTATTAACTTATGCAGCCATGTAGATGCAACATTCTAAAACCAATTAACTACAACTCTCCTTTATGCTAAAGAAGCAAAATTAATAGATTCAAGAAAGATTAAAATAACTTGAGCTTGTCTGGCCTACAACAGAGAATTAAAATACTTAGTGGGAATGCCCATGATAAAACCAATCAAACAGAAAATTGATGTTATATAGTTTATTTTCTCCTGATATTTTATCtcagttgaaaaaaataataataatacagaaCATTTAGCACTATAGTTCCGTGTAAGACCATATTTTAAGTTTCTCCTGGAATGGTATTTTGGAAGATAGCTAGAAATACTTTTACCTGAAAAGCAACAAGTTTCTGAAAAGTCTTGACTGGAAATAAGAAAATATTCACagaaataaaaagataaagaagaaATCACATTTGAGTGCCTGAGTCTTGCTCCTAATTACTTGTCAGAACAACATTTTCTTAACACTACAACTCTTTCCCAGATTTCAGTCCAATCACAACAATTAAATTCCAAATGGCTTTTAGATTTGGCAAGTTAAGAAATATATAATATTCTTAAAATACCTTTAGAGCCAATGCAATCATAATGTGCCTGAAGGGTTAGCAAATGAATTTTTAATAAGCTTATTTAGAAGctccatatttttattctaagctACAAACCCTGGCATTTCCCTCTATCATTTCTTTGTGTGCGTCCTATTACCACCAAAACAGAGGCCATAAAAAAACAAGTGGACAACAAcagcaacaataataataattataatgccATGTGGATTAGagtagaaaattttgaaaattttcataaatgTTATTTAGAAGATTTAACACTCCATTAACAAATTTTAGAATTCATATCATTTTGAAGCAGTTATAAATTTCATGCCACATTTCTGGATACCAACAATCGCAGCTCTGATacactattaaaaaaaaattcccgGATTCATATTACTAAGCTAGTATGAATCTGATGTCCTATCCTTGTTAAACTTCCACTTAACAAAGACCTtataaaacaattttatttcagaACATAAAAGTGACAACAGAGAATTTCGTGAAGCAGATTGGATTTTGCACATGAGCTTAGACAAGGGAAGTGATACATTTAGCATTGGACATAGACTTCTATTGTTGTTTATCTAATAAAACACAACCAACTAAAATTTATGATCAGAAAAGCAAAAGAAACACATTCAAAAACAATATAAAACACATCCAAAAAATTGTAACTGAGACAACTAGTAAGACATGAGATCATACCCGTTTGATCATCGCATTCATTATATCATCCAAAGAATCATAGTTATTTTGAGCAAAACCATTCTGAGACTTTGTCTGCTCCAAAAGATAGTTCTCATTGGGCCTCATTTTCGGGTCAAAGGCAGATTTCTCAGCCTCAGCATGCTGGAAAATACATGGAGTTACACTGTTTAATTGGCCAGCCAAAGGCATATCAAACTTCTTTCTTTGGTCCATACTATGGCTCAATGAACCCACACCACCATTGCCAGAAACCATTGTGTTTATGGTGCTGAATGAGTTATTTAGGTTTGGATTATAATCCTGGCTATGTTCTTCCCACCTCTGCCTTGAATTGTAACTCATATTCTGCACAATATTACCAATCAAGTCTGTTTGCCCTTCCATGTCTACTCTGGAATCTAAAGGTGTGGCAAGCACACTAGAAGAAGAAAAATCATTCGGGCTGTTACCTATCTGGGAGCTGGTGGATGATATATTGCCTCTCAAGTTACTACTGGATAATGGATCATGACTGAATGGTTCACTCAAAGGCAAAGAATTTGTTTGAAATTTGGACAATTGAACTGCACCCTGCCAGTTTTCAGTACATCTACTATGATCCAGAAAATTCGAAGAACCATGGACACCAACATCAAAAGATTCCTGATACAATGAAGGCACACTTAGAGAAGATTGAGTTGCAAATGCTCCCCTACTCTGACTTTGTTGAGGGTTCACTTGTAGCATCAGAGGGTTACTTGCGGGACTGGGCACAGTATTATTCAAGCTTCCAATAGTCACTCTGGCATCTGAGAAGCTAGTTGCAAGTGTAAAGCCTGCTGTATCATCATTGTGATTATACTCTCCAATGTGGGTATTGGATTTTCCCTGCAGCTGATTGGGCTCCATTGATAATGGAACACCTTGAAGCAAATTTGCACCTTGGCTTGCGGGCAAAAGAGATGGCTGAAGCTTTCCAAGAGTATTAACAGCACTATTAAGGGTTTGGGAATGACCTGACTGGAGAAGACCAGAAGAAGCTATACTCCGCAAGGCTAAACCAGCGGGGGAGTTCAATCTGCCAAGCATACCGCCAGGAGAATATGATGATATAGATGTGCTTGAAAGCCTCCCCGGTCCACTCAAAGTGCGAAAATCTCCAAATCCATCTAGAGAACCCATGCGTAAATAAGAGGAATCTTTACCCCCAAATGCAGCAACCATATTGGCTTGCTGGGATGCTACGCTACTGATTCTTTTCAGATAAAGCCTATATTTCTGTGACAAAATGGAAAACAATAAGTTTTCTTCCAAAACATTTTCAGATCCAAATTCCTTGAATTAAGGTGTGAATTTCATTAGGCACATCTACTCAAATTGTCATATATACTGCCATATTAAttcctataaaaaaaaaatactgccAGATTAATCATTAACCATCTATAACTTAAATATAAATAGTGAGGGTCATGAATTTTCACTAAATTCTTTCTTCCATTGTTTTGCATAAGTCTTGAGATATTACCAAATTTGCCACTTAACAAATAGCTTATGGCTACCCCATATATTCTAGGACCAGTAACCATTAATTCAATCATATGCATGACATTTCTACAGTTTTGTGGAAAAGAAGCCAATTGGTAAATTTAGAACCTGCAGATGGCTTGCCACATTTTCCCTTGTAAGCCCTTCAACATTCATAAGGTCAAGAATTTTCTTTGGAACAGCCTCTGCAAATGATTCATGTAAAGTTAAGGTATAATGAAAAGAAACAAAGGAATTATTGTTACAGAAATGTAAAACACAACTTCTATGTAAAGGAACTCACTGTCAAGACCCAATTGATTAACAGCTGCAACAAACTTCCTATGCAGCTCCACAGACCAGACAACTCGGGGCTTCTTCTGAGTCCCTGGTTCCTCATTCTCATGTAAATTCTCCTCACCCTCTTCTTCCTCGTCTTCATCTTGGTCCTTTCTTTttctattcacttttccattctgaTCCGCACTACCACTTGATGACACTCCTTGTCCACCTTCTCCTTCTCCATCAACAGGTTTGTCTTGATTTGGGGACCTTTTTTGGTCCTTAGGTTgtaatttttttcttctaatcACATGTTGCCATATGTTCTTGAGTTCCTCAATTCTCACAGGCTTTAGCAAGTAGTCAACAGCACCATGTGTAACCCCCTTATATACAAGCTCCTTGTCGCTATGTGCGGATAACACtataagaaaatttaaagaaaCAACTATGTTCAATCTAATCCATCCATTGTTTAAAAGAAATTTCGTGTAGTATTTAAGATACAACAAAAATAGGCACTATATGAAATATCAAGAAAATTCAGCTGATCTTGATCAAGATTCTTTCGCATTTTACAACAACAATCATAAATTGCAAAAAGGGAGACAGTAACTATAATTCACTATTATAAAGGAAAGGGTCCTTGCTTACTGATGACAGGTAGGTCCATTTCAAGCCCCACAAGTTCAAGTAGCTTAAAGCCATCCATGTCAGGCATATTAACATCGCTGATAACCAGATCATACTTGTTTTTGTTTTCTCTAAGCATTTTCAGAGCTGTgattgcttgattggtagttgtaaCTGCAGAATCATGAATGTCCAGTGAGAAAAAGAAACCAAAAATTGAAAGAACGTCCACAGTCAAAACTCACGATTCATACCATAATTATGGATCAATTTTCATGGACCAAAAAATCCATAAAACCCACAATATGGGTAACAGTAATATATTCAAGTTGCTAGGAGGAACCAAACAAATATATACAAAAATCAAAATCAACCCAAAATTACAAATTTACTAATAATAACAAGAGAATTGAAACCAACAATTACCAGGCACAAAAAAGACTTGAGTCAACAGAATTGTAGAATTAAAGATTTAGAATATACACAGACAAACGAAACAGAGCACCTTGGTAGAGTACTCAGTACTACAGAGAGTTTGGTTTTGAAGATCAAATCAACAAAAGAATTGGAAAACAAACGACCCACGTTCCAAAATCAAGGGAAGAACAAATTCACAAACGTGTCACATAGAATGAAACAGAAAAGTATACCCTGATACTGGCATTTCCGAAGCAGATTCTCTAGAACTTTAAGGCAAATTGGGTCATCATCAACAGCTAAAATACTCATGCCCACTGGAAACTTATCTTCATTGACTAAACCACACTTTTTGTCCTCCACAGTCATTGTGAATCAAGCAACTCGAAACACACAGAAAAGAAGATGAAACAGATATCACAAACCCGAAAACAAAACAAaacgaaaaagaaaaaaaaaaagaaagacttTTCCCACAATATTGAAATTTAAACTTTTGTTACTCGAATTATTGAGCCTTTCCGACAAAACCCAGATTACAAAAAAGATAAAGAACGAGAGAGATTCAATGGGAGTGAATCAAAAGAAGAAACAGAAAGAGAACAGAGAaacagagagaaagagagagaatggAAGCGAGTAAAAAAACAAAAGCTGTACAAATGGGACAATGATAGTGATGGCCAGAAGAGAGTGAAGGGAGGCTTCAACCCCAACAAAACAGAAACctattatctctctctctctctctctctctctcgtattTGTCTTTAGCTTTTCCTTTCCCTTCTTCCTAACAGAACACAAAAGCCTTTTTCTTTTCCTCGCATTGTTTATGATTTATATAATGATAATGGTGACTTTCTTTCtatatttctttctttctttcttttttttttttctttccttttctctctctccatACGAACTCAGAAGACCTTCAAGAAATGATTATCTGTATATCATGTGCAAAATACCTTGTATATGTTCACCAATACTGCCTGCCAGATTTCGCTCTGGGAATGGGAGTGGGACCCTCCAAAGTCTTTCCTAGTGGTATATTTAAGGTGGTGCccacaaaattttgtcaattaacGATTGTTCCCGCCAGATAAGTGTGCTTTTGATGCAAAATTGTAGGGCAATAAGAGGGGAGGGTTCATTAAGTTCTGATGGGTTCTGATCGCTCAgtgtgaatttatttttttttttaagaaataaatataaataataatagaCTATAATGGTCGAGTGattgtataaaaatttaaaattggaaaaaaataaAAGGTTAAAATCCAATGAGGATCTACTAATTATTTAGGTATTTAAATGCTAATGATTTTTCTGATTttccaaaaatgaaattaaaaattcttgaaagaatttCTTTCTTTGGTTTTGAAATGCCCCTTGATCAGAGGTTGCTGAGTGTAGGCTTATTaggtaattattaattaataattaatgtgTTTAGGACAATTTAACCTTcaactttatttttatttctctatCATGACATTTAAATAGGTCCAAATTTGTCTTTTTGCTTAATTTGAAGCTAAAAGGAAGTAatgtctttcctttttctttcggtaaaaattattaaaggaattaaatttttttttaacacctcatATATTCCCTCTTATATATCGTTTTAAGGTTttttatgataattaaaaaagtaattaaattatttaaattataataaatttctatttattttgattaaaatattctttattttacttaattaagaGAGAGGAgataataaaatgaattttaagaAATTGTAGGAATAGTTATTGTATTTAGTAAAGATAAaagtaaaattagaaaaaattaattaatattttttaatttttttaaaatcacaaataattttagataaattaattttgaaaaaattacagATAAAAGTggaaaaaaaatttttactaaaaggAGTAATTATgtgtaaaaaaataaagaaactttcTTTACGGTTTAATTAAACTAAGTATgcaatattattattaatattattattagctATGAaataaaagtggaaaagcctaTTCAAATTTATGTTTCTTTCATATTTtggtcatgtgaaaaatgagaaaTCTTTAGGCATCCCTTATTTGTCActctaattaataataattaattaattaattaattaaagattaatATAGACCTTAAGTATATACCTTTGATTGATTTGATCCTTTCACAATGAGAAAGAGGCATAAGTCTATTTCCATATTGTTCACAcctttgtattattattattattattattattattattattattattattattattattattattattattattataagagAAATGGGTGAAAGTAATGCATTACAATTTGCAATTTTTTATCATCTTTTTTGCCCAATTTGTTTTAGCATCATCTACTttataaattaaagaaaataataatattattaaattttaaattatgatacacatatttcattaataaaaaatcatttataattttgaaaaaaaaaataatttaatcaattacAAAATTTAAGTTATTAGATTTATAATTTCTTCTCTCTCTTCAATATTCTTTCATTAATGACATTTTTTTCCTTTATAAATTTCTTCTCacgttatttattaaatttaaattgtaaaGTTAATAccataaagattttttttttttaattctctcGAGATGAATTTAATATTATATGATAAATTAGGTattttgaattatatatatattaatggtaATTTActaattgtaatatttatttaaggcTCCATTTGTTTcggaaaaaatatttttctaaaaagataatttttgtattttctaatATTTAGGGTATTTAAA
Above is a genomic segment from Hevea brasiliensis isolate MT/VB/25A 57/8 chromosome 17, ASM3005281v1, whole genome shotgun sequence containing:
- the LOC110661783 gene encoding two-component response regulator ARR12 isoform X1, producing the protein MTVEDKKCGLVNEDKFPVGMSILAVDDDPICLKVLENLLRKCQYQVTTTNQAITALKMLRENKNKYDLVISDVNMPDMDGFKLLELVGLEMDLPVIMLSAHSDKELVYKGVTHGAVDYLLKPVRIEELKNIWQHVIRRKKLQPKDQKRSPNQDKPVDGEGEGGQGVSSSGSADQNGKVNRKRKDQDEDEEEEGEENLHENEEPGTQKKPRVVWSVELHRKFVAAVNQLGLDKAVPKKILDLMNVEGLTRENVASHLQKYRLYLKRISSVASQQANMVAAFGGKDSSYLRMGSLDGFGDFRTLSGPGRLSSTSISSYSPGGMLGRLNSPAGLALRSIASSGLLQSGHSQTLNSAVNTLGKLQPSLLPASQGANLLQGVPLSMEPNQLQGKSNTHIGEYNHNDDTAGFTLATSFSDARVTIGSLNNTVPSPASNPLMLQVNPQQSQSRGAFATQSSLSVPSLYQESFDVGVHGSSNFLDHSRCTENWQGAVQLSKFQTNSLPLSEPFSHDPLSSSNLRGNISSTSSQIGNSPNDFSSSSVLATPLDSRVDMEGQTDLIGNIVQNMSYNSRQRWEEHSQDYNPNLNNSFSTINTMVSGNGGVGSLSHSMDQRKKFDMPLAGQLNSVTPCIFQHAEAEKSAFDPKMRPNENYLLEQTKSQNGFAQNNYDSLDDIMNAMIKRQEQNESMLMDGEFGFDAYSLGSCL
- the LOC110661783 gene encoding two-component response regulator ARR12 isoform X2, with product MTVEDKKCGLVNEDKFPVGMSILAVDDDPICLKVLENLLRKCQYQVTTTNQAITALKMLRENKNKYDLVISDVNMPDMDGFKLLELVGLEMDLPVIMLSAHSDKELVYKGVTHGAVDYLLKPVRIEELKNIWQHVIRRKKLQPKDQKRSPNQDKPVDGEGEGGQGVSSSGSADQNGKVNRKRKDQDEDEEEEGEENLHENEEPGTQKKPRVVWSVELHRKFVAAVNQLGLDKAVPKKILDLMNVEGLTRENVASHLQKYRLYLKRISSVASQQANMVAAFGGKDSSYLRMGSLDGFGDFRTLSGPGRLSSTSISSYSPGGMLGRLNSPAGLALRSIASSGLLQSGHSQTLNSAVNTLGKLQPSLLPASQGANLLQGVPLSMEPNQLQGKSNTHIGEYNHNDDTAGFTLATSFSDARVTIGSLNNTVPSPASNPLMLQVNPQQSQSRGAFATQSSLSVPSLYQESFDVGVHGSSNFLDHSRCTENWQGAVQLSKFQTNSLPLSEPFSHDPLSSSNLRGNISSTSSQIGNSPNDFSSSSVLATPLDSRVDMEGQTDLIGNIVQNMSYNSRQRWEEHSQDYNPNLNNSFSTINTMVSGNGGVGSLSHSMDQRKKFDMPLAGQLNSVTPCIFQHAEAEKSAFDPKMRPNENYLLEQTKSQNGFAQNNYDSLDDIMNAMIKREQNESMLMDGEFGFDAYSLGSCL